In a single window of the Methanolacinia paynteri genome:
- a CDS encoding M24 family metallopeptidase, which yields MNDKVPRDELKSRMNRFRAGMNKTHPGWEMAAIFGKVNLYYFTGTMQDGVLLIPSNGDAVLWVRRSCERALAESQFPDIRQMRSYRDAATATDDLPQTIFVETELVTLGLIERFRKHFGFIDVKSLDYVLGMVRAQKSDYEISLMEKSGKIHRRVLEERVPEIVSEGMSELDFALKLYSLMMEEGHHGVARFGMFDTEILVGQIGFGESSIYPTYFNGPGGAAGLGPAVPLLGSRERKLKRGDLIFADTGSGYHGYHTDKTMTYTFKEPLPEEAVEAHNGCLAVQERIASMLRPGIVPSEIYQDVMESLDKDFMKNFMGYGDRTVNFLGHGVGLLVDEIPVIAAGFDEPLVENMVFAVEPKKGVKGVGMVGVENTFVVTPSGGRCITGTHPGLMLIE from the coding sequence ATGAATGATAAAGTCCCGCGGGACGAGCTGAAGTCGAGAATGAACCGCTTCAGGGCGGGAATGAACAAAACCCATCCCGGCTGGGAGATGGCCGCGATATTCGGCAAGGTAAACCTGTATTATTTCACCGGGACGATGCAGGACGGGGTTCTGCTAATCCCGTCGAATGGTGATGCGGTCTTATGGGTAAGGAGAAGCTGCGAGAGAGCTCTCGCAGAGTCGCAGTTTCCCGATATCAGGCAGATGAGAAGCTACCGTGATGCCGCAACAGCCACCGACGACCTGCCGCAGACAATATTCGTCGAAACCGAACTGGTTACGCTGGGCCTGATCGAGAGGTTCAGGAAGCATTTCGGGTTCATCGACGTGAAATCGCTCGACTATGTCCTCGGAATGGTCAGGGCGCAGAAGAGCGATTATGAAATATCGCTCATGGAGAAGTCCGGGAAGATCCATCGCCGCGTTTTAGAGGAGCGTGTCCCGGAGATCGTCAGTGAAGGGATGAGCGAACTCGATTTCGCCCTGAAACTATATTCGCTCATGATGGAGGAAGGTCATCACGGTGTGGCCCGGTTTGGGATGTTCGACACCGAGATACTCGTCGGTCAGATAGGATTCGGCGAGAGCTCGATCTACCCGACCTACTTCAACGGCCCCGGCGGAGCGGCGGGACTCGGACCCGCTGTCCCCCTCCTGGGCAGCCGCGAGAGGAAGCTTAAACGCGGAGACCTCATATTCGCAGACACGGGCTCGGGATACCACGGATATCATACCGACAAGACGATGACCTATACATTCAAAGAACCCCTCCCCGAAGAGGCTGTAGAGGCTCACAACGGCTGTCTTGCGGTACAGGAAAGGATCGCCTCCATGCTCCGGCCGGGAATTGTCCCTTCGGAGATATACCAGGATGTGATGGAATCCCTCGATAAGGATTTCATGAAGAATTTCATGGGCTACGGGGACCGGACCGTAAACTTCCTCGGTCATGGCGTCGGTCTTCTGGTCGACGAGATCCCCGTAATCGCGGCAGGCTTCGACGAGCCCCTCGTCGAAAACATGGTCTTTGCAGTCGAGCCTAAGAAAGGCGTAAAGGGCGTCGGGATGGTCGGGGTTGAGAATACGTTCGTCGTGACTCCCTCCGGCGGAAGATGCATCACCGGAACACATCCCGGCCTGATGCTCATCGAGTGA
- the mmp10 gene encoding methyl coenzyme M reductase-arginine methyltransferase Mmp10 (Mmp10 (methanogenesis marker protein 10) is a cobalamin-requiring radical SAM methyltransferase that creates the methylarginine modification to methyl coenzyme M reductase.) — protein sequence MGRLNVDIGGSPGRDCRGFCSFCYFKRLKKEDDPEPFGCKYCLPFSKGCEYCTNGVREKYEGFKDLKEVADSVLADLQIMDGDLTGITISGGGDPSCYPEFRDLMEILGSMEVPIHIGYTSGKGFDDPDLAEFMIENGLSEISYTIFASDPALRAKYMGDPTPEVSLEIFKRLCKKIDVYAAAVILRGVNDGEVLEETCRWVEECGAKGIILMRFANRTDQGLILGNAPVIDGQMLHTVREFSDIVSDLNSKFKMKISGTPLGDPSIGSPFAIIKEPDLLEKLPRVEKKATIITGSIAARPIQQVLDACGNETWVYGTEKEIACLITIDDLKSVDLSKIEETVIIPGRCFVHEKEAEEVLSADGVQRRIVRGPEMLTADAETSMGMDKNGVLEMEMEGFADLIRLINMYGK from the coding sequence ATGGGTCGCCTGAACGTGGATATAGGAGGAAGCCCGGGGAGGGACTGCCGCGGATTCTGTAGTTTCTGTTATTTCAAGCGGCTGAAGAAGGAGGATGACCCAGAGCCGTTCGGGTGCAAATACTGTCTCCCGTTCTCGAAAGGGTGCGAGTACTGCACCAACGGCGTCCGCGAGAAGTATGAGGGATTCAAGGACCTAAAAGAGGTCGCCGACAGCGTCCTCGCCGATCTCCAGATAATGGACGGCGATCTCACCGGAATTACGATCAGCGGCGGAGGCGATCCCTCCTGCTACCCCGAGTTCCGGGATCTGATGGAAATCCTCGGAAGCATGGAGGTCCCGATCCACATCGGTTATACCAGTGGGAAGGGCTTCGACGATCCCGACCTCGCCGAATTCATGATCGAAAACGGCCTCTCCGAGATATCATATACGATATTCGCAAGCGACCCGGCACTCCGGGCGAAGTACATGGGCGACCCCACTCCCGAGGTCTCACTTGAAATCTTCAAACGACTCTGCAAAAAGATCGACGTCTACGCGGCGGCCGTAATTCTCAGGGGCGTAAACGACGGCGAAGTACTCGAAGAGACCTGCCGGTGGGTCGAAGAGTGCGGTGCGAAGGGAATCATCCTCATGAGATTCGCGAACCGCACCGACCAGGGACTAATCCTCGGAAACGCCCCGGTAATCGACGGCCAGATGCTTCATACCGTCCGTGAATTCTCTGATATTGTCTCTGACCTGAACTCGAAGTTCAAAATGAAGATCAGCGGAACACCGCTCGGCGACCCCTCCATCGGCTCGCCCTTTGCAATCATAAAAGAACCCGACCTCCTCGAAAAACTCCCGAGAGTAGAGAAGAAGGCGACAATCATCACCGGCTCAATCGCCGCCCGCCCGATACAGCAGGTGCTCGATGCCTGTGGAAACGAGACCTGGGTCTACGGAACCGAGAAGGAGATCGCCTGCCTTATTACAATCGACGACCTTAAATCCGTCGATCTCTCGAAGATCGAAGAGACCGTAATCATCCCCGGAAGGTGCTTCGTGCATGAAAAAGAAGCCGAAGAAGTCCTCTCCGCGGACGGTGTTCAGCGACGGATCGTAAGAGGCCCCGAGATGCTCACAGCCGATGCGGAGACCAGCATGGGAATGGATAAAAACGGAGTTTTGGAGATGGAGATGGAAGGATTCGCCGACCTAATCCGGCTCATCAATATGTACGGAAAGTAG
- a CDS encoding amino acid permease, with translation MTESKKSERQVLGLFTLSMIGVAAVLSLRNIPSVAEEGFGSVFYWILGAIIVFLPVAFVSAELATGWPQAGGLYIWVKEAFGDRWGFVTSWFYWIANVVWFPTILAFTAATIAYIFNPALASNGFYTMSVILVVFWAFTIVNFFGMKISGWVSTIGVILGTLIPGAILIIMGLWWVASGNPLEIALTGKSAIPDFSSINNVVFLVGVSLSYVGLELSSIHAREVKDPNRNYPKSIFIAVILILLIYIIATIAVAVVVPQSEISLVAGLMQAFEAFFKPFNMSWIVPLIATLTAIGAFALINTWVIGPAKAFMVTARNGDLPPVLQKVNGNYAPVSILILQAIVGSLLAFLFVLMPNVNASYWIITALTSQLYTIIYILMFAAAIRLRYSRPDVERPYRVPGGIAGMWIVAGIGLVGSLLILIVGFFPPSQITTGSLMFYEAFLFGGIILFTLIPFVIYHFRKPEWKPEKDIFLDED, from the coding sequence ATGACTGAATCGAAAAAATCAGAGCGGCAGGTACTGGGTCTGTTTACCCTGTCCATGATCGGAGTTGCCGCAGTATTGTCTCTTAGAAATATTCCTTCCGTTGCCGAGGAGGGTTTTGGGTCGGTCTTCTATTGGATTCTCGGTGCAATTATTGTCTTTCTTCCAGTGGCGTTCGTGTCGGCCGAGCTTGCGACGGGATGGCCGCAGGCCGGTGGTTTGTATATATGGGTGAAGGAAGCCTTCGGGGATCGCTGGGGATTTGTAACGAGCTGGTTCTACTGGATTGCCAATGTCGTATGGTTCCCGACGATCCTTGCGTTTACCGCCGCGACGATCGCGTATATCTTCAATCCCGCCCTTGCCAGCAACGGTTTTTATACGATGTCCGTAATCCTGGTTGTATTCTGGGCATTTACCATCGTCAACTTCTTCGGCATGAAGATCTCAGGATGGGTCAGTACGATCGGTGTGATCCTCGGAACCCTGATCCCCGGCGCCATACTGATAATCATGGGCCTGTGGTGGGTGGCGTCAGGGAATCCTTTGGAGATTGCCCTTACCGGAAAGTCTGCAATTCCCGATTTCTCCAGCATTAACAACGTGGTCTTTCTGGTCGGGGTTTCCCTGTCATATGTGGGGCTTGAACTCTCATCGATCCACGCCCGGGAGGTGAAAGATCCCAACAGAAATTACCCGAAGTCTATCTTCATTGCAGTGATCCTGATCCTGCTTATCTACATTATCGCCACGATTGCAGTCGCTGTCGTGGTCCCACAGAGCGAGATAAGCCTGGTTGCCGGTCTCATGCAGGCGTTTGAGGCGTTCTTTAAGCCGTTCAATATGTCGTGGATTGTTCCGCTCATCGCAACTCTTACTGCTATCGGTGCATTTGCCCTGATCAACACCTGGGTCATCGGTCCTGCGAAGGCGTTCATGGTGACCGCACGGAACGGGGATCTCCCTCCGGTACTTCAGAAGGTAAACGGGAATTATGCCCCTGTTTCGATACTGATTCTTCAGGCGATAGTGGGATCTCTTCTTGCGTTTCTCTTCGTGCTTATGCCGAACGTGAATGCGTCTTACTGGATCATTACGGCCCTTACGTCGCAATTGTATACGATTATCTATATCCTGATGTTCGCGGCGGCGATCCGCCTCCGGTACTCCCGTCCCGACGTGGAGCGCCCTTACAGGGTTCCGGGCGGAATTGCCGGAATGTGGATTGTCGCGGGGATCGGCCTTGTAGGGTCTCTGTTGATCCTGATCGTCGGGTTTTTCCCGCCATCGCAGATCACGACAGGAAGCCTGATGTTTTACGAAGCGTTCCTTTTCGGCGGTATTATTCTCTTTACGCTGATCCCCTTCGTCATATATCATTTCAGGAAACCTGAATGGAAGCCTGAGAAGGATATCTTCCTGGACGAAGACTAA
- a CDS encoding Glu/Leu/Phe/Val family dehydrogenase yields the protein MPRLLSYQKGRMNMEQNLFESVKQNICTCETGPHLTPNLESLLKIPMKEIHVSLPVRMDDGSIRTFQGFRVQYNNARGPAKGGIRYHPDETIETIRGLAAIMTLKCALHELPLGGAKGGVVCNPKAMSNGELERLSRAYIQALDCSIGPDRDIPAPDVYTNEQTMGWMIDEYIRQTGCVHFGAITGKPLSLGGSEGRHDSTARGGWYCIREAAKETGIGMEMKETSYSPESKAETGEAAPSVAIQGFGNVGYNAALIGKEFTGCRIVAVSDSSGGIYSDEGLDVAGVMKHKKETGSVKGFPGTENITNSQLLELDVDVLIPAALENAITEKNADEVRAKILAEFANGPTSPVAEEIMNKKGIHIIPDLLCNGGGVIVSYFEMVQNMNMDHWAEDYIYRRLDEKMTRAYHKVLEFSKKNSITMRKAAYTIALEEVVDAMTARGWV from the coding sequence ATGCCGCGACTCCTCAGTTACCAAAAAGGACGGATGAATATGGAGCAGAACCTCTTCGAATCGGTCAAGCAGAACATCTGCACCTGTGAAACAGGTCCGCATCTGACTCCCAACCTGGAATCGCTTCTTAAGATTCCGATGAAGGAGATCCACGTCTCCCTCCCGGTGAGGATGGACGACGGAAGCATACGAACGTTCCAGGGCTTCAGGGTCCAGTACAACAATGCCCGCGGGCCTGCGAAAGGAGGGATCAGGTATCACCCTGACGAGACGATCGAGACGATACGCGGCCTTGCAGCGATTATGACGCTCAAATGCGCCCTACACGAGCTTCCTCTCGGCGGTGCAAAGGGGGGAGTCGTATGCAACCCGAAAGCCATGTCGAATGGCGAACTGGAGAGGCTTTCGAGGGCGTATATCCAGGCGCTGGACTGTTCCATCGGCCCGGACAGGGACATTCCCGCACCTGATGTGTATACGAACGAACAGACGATGGGATGGATGATCGACGAATATATCAGGCAGACGGGATGCGTCCATTTCGGTGCGATTACAGGAAAGCCCCTGTCACTCGGCGGATCGGAGGGGCGGCACGATTCGACCGCACGGGGAGGGTGGTATTGTATCCGCGAGGCGGCAAAAGAGACGGGGATCGGAATGGAGATGAAGGAGACATCTTATTCACCCGAATCCAAAGCAGAGACCGGTGAGGCTGCACCTTCTGTTGCGATCCAGGGTTTCGGGAATGTAGGGTATAATGCCGCACTTATTGGAAAGGAGTTTACAGGATGCAGGATCGTTGCGGTCTCGGACAGCAGCGGCGGGATCTACTCGGATGAAGGGCTCGATGTTGCGGGAGTCATGAAGCACAAGAAGGAGACAGGGTCGGTGAAAGGTTTTCCGGGGACTGAGAATATCACTAACTCACAGCTTCTCGAACTGGATGTAGATGTCCTCATCCCTGCTGCACTGGAGAACGCGATTACCGAAAAAAACGCGGATGAAGTGAGGGCGAAGATCCTTGCGGAGTTCGCGAACGGGCCGACGTCGCCTGTCGCGGAAGAGATAATGAACAAAAAGGGGATTCATATCATCCCGGATCTTCTCTGCAACGGCGGAGGGGTGATCGTCTCGTACTTCGAGATGGTCCAGAACATGAATATGGACCACTGGGCGGAGGATTACATATACCGCCGCCTGGATGAGAAGATGACGAGGGCCTACCATAAGGTGCTGGAATTTTCAAAGAAGAATTCGATTACGATGAGGAAGGCGGCGTACACTATAGCACTTGAAGAGGTCGTTGATGCGATGACGGCAAGGGGCTGGGTGTAA
- a CDS encoding type 1 glutamine amidotransferase: protein MRIHSLLHEPFEDTGYIRIWAEEKGHPFSETLLYAGEPFPDTDDFDLLVIMGGTMNIYEEDKFPWLSGEKEFIRAAIDSGKKVLGICLGGQLIADVLGAPVRKNKYPEVGWFSVEKTADAEMIPLCRGIPYSFTVFQWHGDTFGIPDDAVNLFRSTACENQGFLYRGRVIGLQFHPEMTEENLKSLTQNCYDELKGDRRFIQPLAEILKGSNIRSANVVMVLILKYFEDL, encoded by the coding sequence ATGAGAATACATTCCCTTCTTCACGAACCTTTCGAGGATACGGGTTATATCCGTATCTGGGCGGAGGAGAAAGGCCACCCGTTCTCCGAGACCCTGCTTTATGCCGGAGAACCCTTTCCAGATACCGACGATTTCGATCTTCTCGTGATAATGGGAGGAACGATGAACATATACGAGGAGGATAAGTTCCCGTGGCTTTCAGGTGAGAAAGAGTTCATCAGAGCTGCAATCGATTCAGGAAAGAAGGTGCTCGGGATCTGCCTCGGCGGCCAGCTCATTGCCGATGTTCTCGGTGCTCCTGTCAGGAAGAACAAATATCCCGAGGTTGGATGGTTTTCCGTTGAAAAAACCGCCGATGCGGAAATGATTCCACTCTGCCGGGGAATCCCTTACAGCTTTACAGTCTTCCAGTGGCACGGGGATACGTTCGGTATCCCGGATGATGCCGTAAACCTCTTCAGAAGCACCGCCTGCGAGAACCAGGGATTTTTGTACAGGGGGCGTGTTATCGGGCTCCAGTTCCATCCCGAGATGACGGAGGAGAACCTGAAGAGCCTGACGCAAAACTGTTATGACGAACTGAAAGGCGACAGGCGTTTCATTCAGCCTCTTGCGGAGATTCTTAAAGGATCGAATATTCGTTCTGCCAACGTGGTGATGGTTTTGATTCTTAAGTATTTTGAGGATCTTTGA
- a CDS encoding APC family permease — MDEGTTRSGGLGLFTAIAFAVGNMVGAGVFVLSGLVVDVAGPSAVVSYILCGILVMFSGLSYAALASIYPEDGGGYLFARRMLGPVPGFIAGWAMYISLTIASAFILLGFGIYANLLLGTSFDPRYFALAALVLLSFLNIHGLSEAGKLEVALVVSKVAILLGLIIAGLFYISASDFTPFFASGTGGVIDGMTMVFFAYIGFQVVALMGGEIKESSRNVPLATLAAIGIVAVIYTGVIVALLSANLPSYGEKSVFDAAAVLFGSLGATLVALGAVFSTLSSANANVIGASRITMEMAFEKQLPCRFSRLLHEQPVNSIILDAVLCCVLVIYGNLYFIVSLTNVTTLVTMALVNISAFILVRKEHLVPPEKTYFRMPLGVLIPALGFVSCIFMLATLNLLIILLGLAIILPGLVFYFVEDTPGGERIRREIGRRLGRKVK; from the coding sequence ATGGACGAAGGGACGACGAGAAGCGGGGGGCTCGGGTTGTTCACCGCAATCGCATTCGCGGTCGGCAATATGGTCGGTGCGGGTGTCTTCGTCCTCAGTGGTCTTGTGGTGGATGTTGCCGGGCCTTCCGCAGTGGTCTCCTATATCCTCTGCGGAATACTGGTGATGTTCTCCGGCCTGTCTTATGCCGCCCTTGCGAGCATCTACCCCGAGGACGGCGGAGGTTATCTCTTCGCCCGGAGGATGCTTGGCCCGGTACCGGGTTTCATCGCTGGCTGGGCGATGTATATCAGCCTCACGATTGCAAGCGCCTTTATCCTGCTGGGTTTCGGGATCTACGCGAATTTGCTCCTGGGAACTTCATTCGATCCAAGGTATTTTGCGCTTGCCGCTCTTGTCCTTCTCTCGTTTTTGAATATCCACGGTCTTTCGGAAGCGGGAAAACTGGAGGTGGCACTTGTTGTTTCGAAGGTTGCGATCCTCCTCGGACTTATTATCGCGGGCCTTTTTTATATCAGTGCGAGTGATTTCACCCCGTTCTTCGCCTCCGGTACCGGCGGGGTGATTGACGGAATGACGATGGTCTTTTTTGCCTATATCGGCTTCCAGGTGGTGGCGCTCATGGGCGGGGAGATCAAGGAGTCGTCAAGGAATGTTCCGCTTGCAACTCTTGCAGCCATAGGGATCGTGGCGGTGATCTACACGGGTGTTATAGTGGCGCTACTCTCCGCGAATCTTCCCTCATACGGGGAGAAGAGCGTCTTCGATGCGGCCGCGGTTCTTTTCGGGAGCCTGGGAGCCACTCTCGTTGCACTTGGAGCGGTCTTCTCCACGCTTTCGTCGGCTAACGCGAATGTAATCGGTGCATCCCGGATTACGATGGAGATGGCCTTCGAGAAGCAGCTTCCCTGTCGGTTCTCCCGCCTGTTGCATGAACAGCCGGTGAATTCGATCATTTTAGATGCTGTCCTCTGCTGTGTGCTGGTGATATACGGGAATCTCTATTTCATCGTCAGCCTGACGAACGTAACAACGCTTGTCACGATGGCGCTTGTCAACATCAGCGCCTTCATTCTCGTCAGGAAAGAGCACCTCGTCCCCCCGGAAAAGACATATTTCAGGATGCCGCTGGGAGTGCTCATCCCTGCTCTTGGCTTTGTCTCCTGCATCTTCATGCTCGCAACTCTGAATCTGCTGATAATCCTTCTCGGGCTTGCGATCATCCTCCCCGGCCTTGTCTTCTACTTCGTCGAGGACACTCCGGGAGGAGAGAGGATCAGGAGGGAGATCGGGAGGAGGCTGGGGAGGAAAGTGAAGTGA
- a CDS encoding ATP-dependent helicase yields the protein MTNGNRFEPNPAQAEAINGCGIQLVLAGPGSGKTRVITEKILHMIRDDGAKPEEILALTFSDKAAAEMAERLEKETDISRLTIATFHSFCLEVLEDNVLDTGISFNSGLISRTSQLVWGMKNIDNFGFGAVEIGNNGPSVIESIIDGISRFRDELISAEDIEEYLEGKKEQELSADEEIYLAKLSDLLKVYREYENYKRREGLLDFDDMIHETVRLFRSKPDIRRQYGNRFRYILVDEFQDTNYAQLELVKLLASDNLCIVGDDDQSIYRFRGACDGNVDEFSGHFEDHKKVVLEENYRNPGKILRVARRLMECADGSCTKNLKAKSGEGDQVIVAECSTENTEAGYVADEIESLMGEGFLPGEIAILCRKRSEGGKYREVLAGRNIPCDFTGDAAFFTIPVIKDAVSYLKAIANPGESGIPLNRMMRQAGVSETAILEINTGAKQIRREGGKGDCVLEAMKKCGPENDPDTIVIREIAENVEQLSSARHKKTLPALVREIILRTGRLYSKDREGVAALNSLYEIALEFSRINPAGEIDDLLDHLSLLRDISGDFELSEGGGAGVRIMTVHQSKGKEFSAVFVTDLSERRFPLNYRSKPFHVPTDLSKSIKAGEDEKELYRQEERRLLYVAMTRAKEKLYLTRAIRYGENKRDSKPSEFLNEIDYLNNPDIMVVSIEGGNQERGVVIATEEGDPFSEENKLMKEAVAAIADKRYRSAVQKILALEYIRNLDDGKEFDNRAFLDIPFEVPEGSRRKPEPLIIPGDGTILSASALKLYEDCPLRFKFKNILKIPTEPKTYLSLGTTAHSIIERLTKMKMEGTCPTMEKAEDLLERSWSPDAYSSRKHEEEDKKRLICHLANYLEWEANNPNTPLETEFEFEIPVCGTPFKGYIDRLERTESGGYAVVDYKTSKTPMSKNDAKKDIQLNLYALCVKDKTGILPEKVSLFYLGSGKMVDYVPDYESISAFLENAESIIDRIFAGDFEPNDSHNCSNCDYRILCGE from the coding sequence ATGACGAACGGAAACAGATTTGAACCCAACCCGGCACAGGCAGAGGCAATAAACGGATGCGGAATACAGCTCGTCCTTGCGGGCCCCGGCTCGGGAAAGACGCGGGTTATCACCGAGAAGATCCTTCACATGATCCGGGACGACGGTGCAAAGCCCGAAGAGATCCTCGCACTCACCTTCTCCGACAAAGCAGCAGCCGAGATGGCGGAACGGCTCGAAAAAGAGACGGATATAAGCCGGCTGACCATCGCAACATTCCATTCCTTCTGTCTCGAAGTCCTCGAGGACAACGTGCTCGATACAGGAATTTCATTCAACTCGGGCCTGATCAGCCGGACAAGCCAGCTCGTATGGGGGATGAAGAACATCGACAACTTCGGTTTCGGAGCCGTTGAGATCGGAAACAACGGACCTTCGGTGATCGAATCGATTATCGACGGGATCAGCAGGTTCAGGGACGAACTGATATCGGCGGAAGATATTGAAGAATACCTCGAAGGTAAGAAGGAGCAGGAATTATCCGCCGACGAAGAGATCTATCTCGCAAAACTTTCCGACCTCCTTAAAGTCTACAGGGAGTATGAGAATTACAAAAGAAGAGAGGGACTTCTCGATTTCGACGACATGATCCACGAAACAGTCCGCCTGTTCAGGAGCAAACCAGACATCAGGAGACAATATGGGAATCGCTTCAGGTACATCCTTGTCGACGAATTCCAGGACACGAACTACGCCCAGCTCGAACTTGTCAAGCTCCTCGCATCAGACAATTTATGCATAGTCGGCGACGACGACCAGTCCATATACAGGTTCAGGGGGGCCTGCGATGGAAACGTCGATGAGTTCTCCGGGCATTTCGAAGATCATAAGAAGGTCGTACTCGAGGAGAATTACAGGAACCCGGGGAAGATCCTGAGAGTCGCACGGCGGCTCATGGAATGTGCTGACGGATCATGCACAAAGAACCTGAAAGCAAAGAGCGGTGAAGGAGACCAGGTAATCGTCGCCGAATGCAGCACCGAAAATACAGAAGCAGGATATGTGGCGGACGAGATCGAATCCCTGATGGGCGAAGGGTTCCTCCCGGGGGAGATCGCAATCCTGTGCAGGAAGAGATCCGAAGGTGGAAAATACCGTGAGGTCCTTGCCGGCAGAAACATCCCGTGCGACTTCACGGGCGATGCCGCATTCTTCACAATCCCTGTGATCAAAGACGCGGTCTCTTACCTGAAAGCGATCGCAAATCCGGGCGAATCCGGCATCCCCCTCAACAGGATGATGAGACAGGCGGGCGTATCGGAGACGGCGATATTAGAGATCAATACCGGAGCAAAACAGATCCGGAGGGAAGGCGGAAAAGGAGACTGCGTTCTTGAGGCAATGAAGAAATGCGGCCCGGAAAACGATCCAGATACGATTGTAATTCGAGAGATCGCGGAAAATGTCGAACAGCTCTCATCCGCGAGACACAAAAAGACCCTTCCGGCCCTTGTCCGCGAGATCATCCTCAGAACCGGCAGACTCTACAGTAAAGACAGGGAGGGTGTCGCGGCATTAAACAGCCTTTACGAGATCGCACTCGAATTCTCCCGGATAAACCCGGCGGGAGAGATCGACGACCTGCTGGATCATCTCTCATTGCTGAGAGATATATCGGGAGATTTCGAGTTGAGCGAAGGGGGGGGAGCGGGTGTCAGGATAATGACAGTCCACCAGAGCAAGGGAAAGGAGTTTTCGGCGGTATTCGTAACCGATCTCTCGGAACGCCGGTTCCCGCTGAACTACAGAAGCAAGCCGTTCCATGTTCCGACCGACCTCTCAAAGAGTATTAAGGCCGGCGAAGACGAGAAGGAACTTTACAGGCAGGAAGAACGCCGGCTTCTATATGTGGCGATGACGAGGGCGAAGGAGAAGCTCTACCTGACCCGTGCAATAAGGTACGGGGAGAATAAAAGGGATTCGAAACCGTCGGAATTCCTGAATGAGATCGACTACCTGAACAACCCCGACATCATGGTCGTTTCCATAGAAGGCGGGAACCAGGAGAGGGGTGTCGTGATTGCAACAGAGGAAGGCGACCCGTTCTCCGAAGAGAATAAACTCATGAAGGAGGCCGTCGCGGCAATCGCGGACAAAAGATACAGATCAGCAGTTCAGAAGATACTGGCACTGGAATACATCAGAAATCTTGACGACGGAAAAGAGTTCGACAACAGGGCGTTCCTCGATATCCCGTTCGAAGTGCCGGAAGGATCCAGGAGAAAGCCTGAACCGCTTATCATACCGGGCGACGGAACCATACTGTCCGCCTCCGCCCTGAAACTATACGAAGACTGCCCGCTCAGGTTCAAATTCAAAAATATCTTAAAGATCCCGACCGAGCCGAAGACCTACCTCAGCCTCGGGACCACCGCTCATTCGATAATCGAGCGGCTCACAAAGATGAAGATGGAGGGAACCTGCCCCACGATGGAGAAAGCCGAAGATCTTCTTGAGAGATCCTGGTCACCTGATGCTTATTCATCGAGAAAGCACGAGGAAGAGGATAAAAAACGTCTAATCTGCCACCTTGCAAACTATCTTGAATGGGAGGCGAACAATCCCAATACGCCTCTTGAAACCGAGTTTGAGTTCGAGATCCCTGTCTGCGGGACCCCATTTAAAGGATATATCGACAGGCTCGAAAGGACGGAATCGGGCGGTTATGCGGTCGTCGATTACAAAACATCCAAAACCCCAATGTCGAAGAACGACGCTAAGAAGGATATCCAGCTGAATCTCTACGCATTGTGCGTAAAGGATAAGACTGGCATTCTCCCGGAGAAGGTTTCGCTCTTCTATCTCGGCAGCGGAAAGATGGTCGACTACGTTCCCGATTACGAATCGATCTCCGCCTTCCTCGAGAACGCCGAATCGATTATCGACAGGATATTTGCAGGCGATTTCGAACCGAATGACTCGCATAACTGTTCGAACTGCGACTACAGAATTCTCTGCGGAGAATGA
- the cobO gene encoding cob(I)yrinic acid a,c-diamide adenosyltransferase, with protein sequence MKEGYLQVYTGSGKGKTTAAFGTAMRSVLHGGSVFFAQFIKMSETAELLVPDHFSNFTIMQFGEGFFLDREPTEDDRRLAEEGFSKCLAVMSSGEYDLVVMDEVNVAIHYGLLDPSTVVAAIESRAPGTEVICTGRNAPPELIEAADLVTEMRKIKHYFDKGVRAREGIEY encoded by the coding sequence ATGAAGGAAGGATATCTCCAGGTCTATACCGGCAGCGGGAAGGGAAAGACGACGGCGGCATTCGGCACCGCGATGAGATCTGTTCTGCATGGAGGCAGTGTCTTCTTCGCGCAGTTCATCAAGATGTCGGAGACGGCGGAGCTTCTTGTGCCTGACCATTTCAGCAATTTTACAATCATGCAGTTCGGCGAGGGATTCTTCCTAGACAGGGAGCCTACCGAAGACGACCGGAGGCTTGCCGAAGAAGGATTTTCAAAATGCCTGGCCGTGATGTCTTCGGGAGAATACGATCTCGTTGTAATGGACGAAGTGAATGTCGCGATTCATTACGGCCTCCTCGACCCGTCAACCGTCGTTGCGGCGATCGAATCGAGGGCTCCCGGCACGGAGGTCATATGCACCGGAAGAAATGCGCCGCCCGAACTGATCGAGGCCGCGGATCTCGTCACCGAGATGAGAAAGATAAAGCATTATTTTGACAAAGGCGTCCGTGCGAGAGAGGGTATAGAATACTGA